One Mangifera indica cultivar Alphonso chromosome 4, CATAS_Mindica_2.1, whole genome shotgun sequence genomic region harbors:
- the LOC123214695 gene encoding elongation factor 1-gamma: MALVLHAGKGNKNAFKALIAAEYNGVQVKLVDNFEMGVTNKSPEFLKMNPIGKVPVLETPDGPVFESNAIARYVARSKADSSLYGSSLIDYAHVEQWIDFASLEIDANMLIWYRPRMGRAVYLPPVEEAAITALKRALGALNSYLASNTYLVGHSVTLADIVLTCNLYWGFRQLMTKSFTSEFPHVERYFWTLVNQPNFKKIIGDVKQTDSVPAVQSAKKPAPAKETKPKPKEEPKKEKEAPKPKAEAVEEEEAPKPKPKNPLDLLPPSKMILDEWKRLYSNTKTNFREVAIKGFWDMYDPEGYSLWFCDYKYNEENTVSFVTLNKVGGFLQRMDLARKYAFGKMLVIGSEPPFKVKGLWLFRGQEIPQFVIDECYDMELYEWKKVDITDETQKERVNQMIEDQEPFEGEALLDAKCFK; the protein is encoded by the exons ATGGCTCTG GTCTTGCATGCTGGGAAGGGAAACAAAAATGCATTCAAGGCACTCATTGCTGCAGAGTACAATGGTGTGCAAGTCAAATTGGTGGATAATTTTGAGATGGGTGTCACAAATAAGAGCCCTGAGTTTCTGAAGATGAACCCAATTGGGAAG GTTCCTGTGTTGGAGACACCTGATGGTCCTGTATTTGAAAGCAATGCCATAGCTCGTTATG TTGCCAGATCCAAAGCTGACAGCTCCCTCTATGGTTCTTCTCTGATTGATTAT GCCCATGTTGAGCAGTGGATTGATTTTGCTTCACTGGAGATTGATGCTAATATGTTGATTTGGTATAGACCAAGAATGGGACGTGCTGTATACCTTCCACCA GTTGAAGAAGCAGCTATTACTGCTCTGAAGAGAGCATTGGGTGCTTTGAATTCCTATTTGGCTTCAAACACGTACTTGGTTGGGCACTCTGTCACTCTGGCTGACATTGTCTTGACTTGCAACTTGTACTGGGGATTTAGGCAATTAATGACAAAGAGTTTCACTTCTGAGTTCCCACACGTAGAGAGATATTTTTGGACCTTGGTTAACCAACCAAATTTTAAGAAGATTATTGGTGATGTGAAGCAAACTGATTCTGTCCCAGCTGTTCAGTCTGCAAAGAAGCCTGCTCCAGCAAAGGAAACTAAACCAAAGCCCAAAGAGGAGCCAAAGAAAGAGAAGGAGGCACCGAAGCCCAAAGCTGAAGCTGTTGAGGAGGAAGAGGCACCAAAACCCAAGCCAAAGAATCCTCTTGATCTGTTACCTCCAAGTAAGATGATACTAGATGAGTGGAAGAGGCTTTACTCGAACACCAAAACGAACTTCCGTGAAGTTGCAATTAAAG GATTCTGGGACATGTACGATCCTGAGGGATATTCGTTATGGTTCTGTGACTACAAATACAATGAGGAGAACACTGTATCATTTGTCACTTTGAACAAAGTCGGTGGATTCCTTCAAAGAATGGATCTTGCTCGCAAGTATGCATTTGGAAAGATGCTAGTGATTGGCTCTGAGCCTCCATTCAAAGTCAAGGGTTTGTGGCTCTTCCGTGGGCAAGAAATTCCTCAATTTGTTATCGATGAGTGTTATGACATGGAGTTGTATGAATGGAAAAAGGTTGACATTACAGATGAAACCCAAAAGGAACGAGTGAATCAAATGATTGAAGATCAAGAGCCTTTTGAGGGAGAGGCTCTTTTGGACGCCAAGTGCTTTAAGTGA